A genomic window from Punica granatum isolate Tunisia-2019 chromosome 2, ASM765513v2, whole genome shotgun sequence includes:
- the LOC116195446 gene encoding TMV resistance protein N-like: protein MQKEMLGFLFFCVCLLFGLCSCCGFTVCAWFLCTKKIETAMGQQKEEAAEKEDDSEASVSSDYEVFLSFRGPDSRQGHADVLYNDMRTAGIRVFGDDDELDIGDKIGKILPAIEKSKICVPIFSSTFAASAWCLREVERMVEFKKKIMPIFYTATPEDVKLGTELFKKELRKHEKKHGKEQVKKWEEALKMVARIKGREVKATGFAKFSKLFVRALLIKLEVKTKYLTDSLVKRDDHEEKLLKLLDIDSSDVRIIGIHGMGGIGKTTLAKVIFNQLSARFDCCSFLENIQESLRRNGLQYLQKQLVEDLDPKLKNFQKIDTMTMLRENFRRRRALIVLDDVNQRKQIEMIVGMLGWFGSGSRIIITTRDISIFTKEARTLVMQEMDRDQALQLFSRHAFGEDSPPSDFRILSDEVISLTGRLPLAIEVIGSLLYQREKKRWKATIERLKNVPNRDVQEKLKISFDALEFDQKQIFLDIACFFINKERSNAILMWEACDFYPDDGIEVLVSMSLVKITGNKFQMHDLIKDLGRELVREECFGDPTKRSRIWSSKEAKELLKIKQEKENVEGLFLEKLYGDGILKHEQFSGFRNLRLLKLVGAKLTGDFENLLPKLKWFTWQRCPSDFAATNLTLENLVVLDLSDSFITENWVGWNMIQIAKNLKALDLTRCCNLTSTPDLSNNDALERLILGGCRNLAEIHGSINKLTRLKHLDLQGCPSLRGLPEELGSLEDLEEILVDGNHGATFHLPESIGNLYSLSVMKLHGVEITRIPDSIGGLVNLTHLSMSECSGMKTLPDVIGDLKSLVKLDMSGTELSALPNSVGWLTRLQSLCLSSTKIEELPDTLGDLKSLETLNLYESKLRILPDAVGDLESLVTLNLSDTKLCALPDSVGRLSKLRWLWLESTKIEELPDSLGDLKSLEILELKSSKLRILPDSVGEMSELRDLLLDGCNIRKLPSSIWKLAKLEHLSAGTCHFLTDVPKDSQSAEFPTILNQLSHLRDLSITPYGVPSLQDQVCNFSIDGIKNLTNLENLELQCLGLECLPQLPSTLRMLKLTYISARTKLPDFSNLKKLRSIDFEYCFVKDEQLEVLRGLQGLRLTSMHVLSCSEELVKLSCQMGNLTQLDISGRESLAESPLLDFSRLENLKKLRLRCLKELAEIWGLGELEYLEDLDIWNCNSLEMIGNLSESKRLKEIYIVRCPKLREIRGLNKLFLASIHIEVCGSVRNIDELKKRCVRGHFNGLEVENNAD from the exons ATGCAGAAAGAGATGTTgggatttcttttcttctgtGTGTGTCTGTTGTTTGGCTTATGTTCGTGTTGTGGTTTCACTGTTTGCGCGTGGTTCCTCTGTACGAAGAAAATAGAGACTGCAATGGGCCAACAAAAGGAGGAGGCTGCTGAAAAAGAGGATGATTCAGAAGCATCAGTCTCTTCTGACTACGAAGTGTTCCTAAGTTTCAGAGGACCAGATTCCCGGCAGGGCCACGCCGATGTCCTCTACAACGACATGAGAACGGCCGGGATCCGTGTTTTTGGAGACGACGATGAGCTTGACATCGGTGATAAGATCGGTAAGATCCTACCGGCTATCGAGAAATCCAAGATATGCGTACCAATCTTCTCCAGTACCTTTGCTGCCAGTGCGTGGTGCCTCCGAGAAGTTGAAAGAATGGTCGAATTCAAGAAAAAGATCATGCCGATTTTCTACACGGCCACACCAGAAGATGTTAAGCTGGGCACGGAATTATTCAAGAAGGAACTACGGAAGCACGAGAAGAAGCATGGAAAAGAGCAAGTGAAGAAGTGGGAGGAGGCTCTCAAAATGGTCGCTAGAATCAAAGGGCGGGAAGTTAAGGCCACAGG ATTTGCGAAATTCAGCAAGTTGTTTGTCAGAGCACTTCTGATCAAGTTGGAGGTGAAAACAAAGTATTTGACTGACAGCCTAGTTAAAAGAGATGATCATGAAGAGAAACTATTGAAATTGTTGGACATCGACTCAAGTGATGTACGAATTATTGGCATCCATGGAATGGGTGGCATTGGTAAGACGACTCTTGCCAAGGTCATCTTCAACCAACTCTCAGCTAGATTCGACTGTTGCAGCTTCCTTGAGAACATCCAAGAGTCCTTAAGGCGTAATGGTCTTCAATACTTGCAAAAGCAGTTGGTGGAAGATCTCGATCCAAAGTTGAAAAACTTTCAAAAGATCGACACTATGACAATGCTCCGAGAAAATTTTCGTAGGAGGAGGGCTCTCATTGTCCTTGATGATGTTAatcaaagaaaacaaatagAGATGATAGTTGGGATGTTGGGTTGGTTTGGTTCTGGAAGCAGGATAATCATAACGACTAGGGACATAAGTATTTTCACCAAAGAAGCTCGTACTCTTGTTATGCAGGAGATGGATCGTGACCAAGCTCTCCAACTTTTCAGTAGACATGCCTTTGGAGAAGACTCTCCTCCAAGTGACTTCCGAATTCTTTCAGACGAAGTTATCTCTCTTACTGGAAGACTTCCTTTGGCCATCGAAGTCATAGGTTCCCTTCTTTATCAACGTGAGAAGAAGAGATGGAAAGCGACAATTGAGCGGCTAAAGAATGTGCCCAATCGAGATGTCCAAGAAAAGCTGAAGATAAGTTTTGATGCATTGGAGTTTGACCAAAAACAGATATTTCTTGACATAGCCTGCTTTTTCATCAACAAGGAGAGATCGAATGCAATTCTAATGTGGGAAGCTTGTGACTTTTACCCTGATGATGGAATTGAGGTCCTTGTTTCCATGTCTTTGGTGAAAATTACGGGcaataaatttcaaatgcATGACCTGATCAAAGATCTTGGAAGGGAACTTGTTCGCGAGGAATGCTTTGGTGATCCTACCAAGCGTAGCAGGATATGGTCAAGCAAAGAAGCAAAGGAGCTATTGAAGATAAAGCAG gaaaaagaaaatgttgaaGGGCTCTTTCTGGAGAAATTATATGGCGACGGCATTCTCAAACATGAGCAGTTTTCAGGTTTTCGAAATCTAAGATTACTGAAATTGGTGGGTGCAAAGCTGACAGGTGACTTTGAGAATCTCCTTCCAAAGTTAAAGTGGTTCACATGGCAACGATGTCCTTCCGATTTTGCTGCGACCAATTTAACATTGGAGAACTTAGTGGTTCTTGACCTTTCCGACAGTTTCATCACTGAAAACTGGGTTGGCTGGAACATGATTCAG ATAGCAAAGAATTTGAAGGCCTTAGACCTCACTAGGTGCTGTAACTTGACAAGTACACCTGACTTGTCCAACAATGACGCTTTAGAGAGATTGATTCTCGGAGGATGCCGTAATTTAGCGGAAATACACGGCTCCATCAATAAGCTGACAAGACTGAAGCATCTTGATCTTCAGGGCTGTCCTTCTCTCAGAGGGTTGCCCGAAGAGTTAGGTTCGCTGGAAGATTTGGAAGAGATTTTGGTGGACGGGAATCATGGAGCTACTTTCCACTTACCAGAATCAATTGGTAATTTATACTCTCTATCTGTCATGAAATTACATGGGGTGGAAATTACGAGAATTCCCGACTCTATTGGAGGATTGGTGAATCTCACGCACCTCTCTATGAGCGAGTGTAGTGGCATGAAGACACTTCCAGACGTAATCGGAGATTTGAAATCACTAGTTAAGTTAGACATGTCTGGTACAGAGTTGAGTGCATTGCCTAACTCTGTTGGATGGCTAACTCGACTTCAGTCGCTGTGTTTAAGTTCAACAAAGATAGAGGAGCTTCCGGACACACTAGGAGATTTGAAGTCCCTGGAAACCTTGAACCTATACGAGTCTAAACTGAGGATTCTACCGGATGCTGTCGGAGACTTGGAATCATTAGTTACGTTAAATCTGTCCGACACAAAGTTATGTGCGTTGCCTGACTCTGTTGGACGACTAAGTAAACTCCGGTGGTTGTGGTTAGAATCAACGAAGATAGAGGAGCTTCCTGACTCTCTTGGGGATTTGAAATCGTTGGAAATATTGGAACTGAAGTCATCCAAACTGAGGATTCTACCAGATTCTGTGGGAGAGATGTCTGAATTAAGGGACTTGTTGCTGGATGGATGCAACATAAGAAAGTTGCCTAGTTCTATCTGGAAGTTAGCAAAGCTAGAACACTTATCTGCTGGTACCTGCCATTTTTTGACAGACGTTCCTAAAGATTCACAAAGCGCTGAATTTCCTACTATACTCAATCAGCTCTCTCATCTAAGAGACCTTAGTATAACACCCTACGGGGTTCCTTCCTTGCAGGATCAGGTCTGTAATTTCAGCATAGATGGGATTAAGAATTTgacaaatttagaaaatttggagttgCAATGTTTGGGCTTGGAATGCCTCCCGCAACTTCCGTCCACACTAAGGATGTTGAAACTGACCTATATCTCGGCAAGGACAAAACTCCCAGATTTctcgaacttgaagaagctgcGGAGCATTGATTTCGAATATTGCTTTGTAAAAGATGAGCAGCTGGAAGTTCTGCGAGGGTTGCAGGGACTGAGATTGACAAGTATGCATGTATTGAGTTGCTCGGAGGAGCTGGTCAAGTTGTCCTGTCAGATGGGAAATTTGACCCAGCTGGATATCTCGGGTAGGGAATCCCTTGCTGAGTCACCATTACTTGATTTCTCACGCTTGGAAAATCTCAAGAAGTTACGTTTAAGGTGTTTGAAGGAGCTCGCTGAGATATGGGGCCTAGGAGAATTGGAATACCTGGAGGACTTAGATATCTGGAACTGCAATTCCCTGGAAATGATCGGGAATCTGTCGGAATCGAAAAGGCTAAAGGAGATCTATATAGTGCGCTGCCCAAAGCTAAGAGAAATCAGAGGCCTCAACAAATTGTTCTTGGCATCTATACACATCGAGGTCTGCGGATCTGTGAGAAATATTGATGAACTGAAGAAGAGATGCGTGCGGGGACATTTCAATGGATTAGAAGTTGAGAACAACGCCGATTGA